One Mycobacteroides abscessus ATCC 19977 genomic window carries:
- a CDS encoding amidohydrolase, with the protein MCTACEWAPHFAALSAKSTRRTALRAAVALTLAAGAAACSAGTVPAPTTGSAGPQNTHADFVFRNGRVYTVAGPTEWAQAVAVQGNAITHVGDEAGAMALVGPNTRVVDLAGRLLMPGFVEGHIHPFFGAFLSGGVNLQVSTKEAALAAIAKYAEENPVGPVRGFGWRVDMFGPEGPTRQELDSVLPDRPGFFFAVDAHSMWANSKSLEVAGINRETPDPVPGFSYYAKDSHGEPTGFILEISAILDLVNAIEPVTAQSLQRALEDWLPNAAAAGITSVFDAGVPAVASQAALIGLYGDIERRGRLPFRVVASYTVKAPPFGDVVAKFAETRDQVSTDLVRVGAVKIMGDGTQGGYTAWLIDPYADKPDSIGTSPFTEQEWGELVGRIDSAGIDMHVHACGERTARVALDAFEAAIANNPARDRRHTVAHLIYVDDADSARFAKLGVVAQFSANWFSADPDTVVNMAARYGAPRKDNFYRIQDILRTGAHVALGTDWPAAGYFSTYKPLESIQIGVTRQLIGDPGAQVLRPHDQKLSVAEAVRANTLGAAYQIRMDNKVGSVEVGKLADLIVLDRNILECDPQDIHTATVLMTMMNGQVRHELQGLKS; encoded by the coding sequence ATGTGCACCGCATGTGAGTGGGCCCCACACTTCGCGGCGCTCAGCGCCAAGAGCACCCGCCGGACCGCACTGCGTGCGGCCGTGGCGCTCACGCTCGCGGCGGGCGCTGCCGCATGTTCGGCAGGGACAGTTCCGGCACCCACGACAGGTAGTGCCGGCCCGCAGAACACCCACGCGGACTTCGTGTTCCGCAACGGGCGCGTCTATACGGTGGCCGGCCCCACGGAATGGGCCCAAGCGGTTGCCGTACAAGGCAATGCCATCACGCACGTCGGTGACGAGGCGGGTGCGATGGCATTGGTGGGCCCAAACACTAGAGTGGTGGATCTTGCGGGCAGGCTATTGATGCCCGGCTTCGTCGAAGGTCATATCCACCCTTTCTTCGGTGCCTTTCTGAGTGGTGGTGTGAATCTGCAAGTTTCGACCAAAGAGGCGGCGCTGGCAGCTATCGCCAAGTACGCCGAGGAAAATCCGGTTGGTCCCGTACGCGGATTTGGCTGGCGCGTCGACATGTTCGGGCCGGAAGGTCCAACCCGTCAGGAATTGGACAGCGTGCTGCCCGATCGTCCCGGATTCTTCTTCGCTGTCGACGCCCACAGTATGTGGGCCAACAGCAAGAGCCTTGAGGTTGCCGGAATCAATCGTGAAACCCCAGATCCGGTACCGGGTTTCAGCTATTACGCAAAAGACAGCCATGGCGAACCAACCGGTTTCATCTTGGAGATCAGTGCGATACTGGACTTGGTCAATGCGATCGAGCCGGTGACCGCACAGAGCCTGCAGCGAGCCTTAGAGGACTGGCTGCCCAATGCCGCGGCAGCGGGCATTACGTCGGTTTTCGATGCCGGTGTTCCGGCTGTCGCCAGTCAGGCAGCTCTTATCGGGTTATATGGCGACATTGAGCGTAGGGGCAGATTGCCGTTTCGTGTGGTGGCGTCCTATACCGTCAAAGCGCCCCCGTTTGGCGACGTGGTGGCGAAGTTCGCCGAGACGCGCGACCAGGTATCCACTGACCTGGTTCGCGTGGGCGCAGTCAAGATCATGGGCGACGGCACGCAGGGCGGCTACACCGCGTGGCTCATCGATCCCTATGCCGACAAGCCCGATTCAATTGGTACGTCGCCGTTCACCGAGCAAGAGTGGGGCGAGCTGGTCGGCCGAATCGACTCGGCGGGAATTGATATGCACGTGCATGCGTGCGGCGAGCGCACCGCCCGGGTGGCGCTGGATGCGTTCGAGGCGGCTATCGCGAACAACCCGGCCCGCGACCGCCGCCATACGGTTGCGCACCTGATCTACGTCGATGACGCGGACAGTGCGCGGTTCGCCAAACTTGGTGTTGTTGCGCAGTTCTCGGCGAACTGGTTCTCCGCCGACCCTGACACCGTGGTCAACATGGCAGCCCGCTACGGCGCGCCTCGCAAGGACAACTTCTACCGGATCCAGGATATTCTCCGCACGGGCGCGCACGTGGCCTTGGGAACGGACTGGCCGGCGGCGGGCTACTTCTCCACATACAAGCCACTCGAATCCATCCAAATCGGTGTCACCCGTCAGCTCATCGGCGATCCCGGTGCCCAAGTGTTGCGCCCCCATGATCAGAAGTTATCGGTGGCCGAGGCGGTGCGCGCTAACACGCTGGGTGCCGCTTACCAGATCCGGATGGACAACAAGGTGGGCTCCGTAGAGGTCGGCAAGCTCGCTGATCTCATCGTGCTCGACCGCAATATCCTCGAGTGCGACCCACAGGACATCCACACGGCCACCGTGTTGATGACCATGATGAACGGCCAGGTCCGCCATGAGCTCCAGGGTCTCAAGAGCTGA
- a CDS encoding agmatine deiminase family protein produces MNWLMPPETAAQERIWMAFPPQGASVFENAESAHEARTAWAAVAHAIIDFEPVSMIVDPADRAVAPKYLSREIDVVEAPLDDAWMRDIGPTFVRGTDGRVAAVDWVFNGWGARDWARWDNDAHIGRFVGQLAGVEIVSSSLVNEGGGIQVDGEGTVLVTETVQLDPSRNPGLDRHAVEVELARTIGARHVIWLPRGLTRDAERFGTRGHVDILVAIPSPGRLLVHVQNDPAHPDHAITKEIVDLLAQSHDVNGKVWEITPIPAPAVLRDSESWVDYSYINHLVVNDGVIACRFGDSADDAATAILADEYPGRRVVTVDAREIFARGGGIHCITQQQPTAS; encoded by the coding sequence ATGAACTGGCTCATGCCGCCTGAAACAGCTGCGCAGGAACGTATCTGGATGGCGTTTCCGCCGCAAGGGGCGAGCGTCTTCGAGAACGCCGAGTCCGCACACGAGGCACGCACCGCCTGGGCCGCTGTTGCGCACGCGATCATCGACTTCGAACCGGTTTCGATGATCGTCGACCCGGCCGATCGTGCGGTAGCGCCCAAGTATCTGTCGCGCGAAATCGACGTGGTCGAAGCACCGCTCGACGACGCCTGGATGCGGGATATCGGCCCCACCTTTGTGCGCGGCACCGATGGTCGCGTGGCGGCGGTCGACTGGGTGTTCAATGGATGGGGTGCGCGTGACTGGGCCCGTTGGGACAATGACGCGCATATCGGCCGGTTTGTCGGCCAGCTCGCCGGGGTCGAGATCGTCTCGTCCTCCTTGGTCAACGAAGGCGGGGGCATCCAGGTTGACGGCGAGGGCACAGTGCTGGTCACCGAAACTGTGCAGCTCGATCCCTCGCGTAATCCCGGGCTCGATAGGCATGCGGTGGAGGTCGAGCTCGCGCGCACGATCGGGGCGCGACATGTGATCTGGCTGCCGCGCGGCCTCACTCGAGACGCGGAGAGGTTCGGCACACGTGGACACGTGGACATCCTCGTCGCCATTCCCTCTCCCGGACGGCTGCTGGTTCATGTGCAGAACGACCCCGCACATCCTGACCACGCGATCACCAAGGAAATCGTCGACCTGCTGGCACAGAGCCACGACGTCAACGGAAAGGTATGGGAGATAACACCTATCCCGGCGCCGGCGGTCCTTCGAGACAGCGAGAGCTGGGTGGACTACAGCTACATCAATCACCTGGTTGTCAATGACGGGGTGATCGCCTGTCGGTTCGGTGACTCCGCCGACGACGCCGCCACAGCGATTCTGGCCGATGAGTATCCGGGGCGCCGCGTGGTTACCGTGGATGCGCGCGAGATCTTCGCGCGCGGTGGCGGCATCCATTGCATCACGCAGCAACAGCCGACTGCATCGTGA
- a CDS encoding TIGR03618 family F420-dependent PPOX class oxidoreductase, translating to MTGISAFSDLVARDHGLCVLSTVRRDGSVQSSVINAGVMPHPRTGDPIVALVAAGGTRKLDHLRTDPRTTIVVRAGWQWTTVEGIAEIIGPDDPAPGVDAESLRLLLRRIFESAGGTHDDWDTYDRVMAAERRAAVLITPRRIYSNPAES from the coding sequence GTGACAGGGATATCCGCGTTCTCCGACTTAGTCGCCCGGGATCACGGTCTGTGTGTGTTGAGCACGGTGCGCCGCGACGGCAGCGTCCAGTCGTCAGTGATCAACGCCGGCGTCATGCCGCATCCGCGCACGGGTGATCCGATTGTCGCGTTGGTGGCAGCAGGGGGCACCCGCAAGTTGGACCATCTGCGCACCGACCCGCGTACCACCATCGTTGTTCGCGCCGGATGGCAATGGACGACTGTCGAAGGAATCGCGGAAATCATCGGTCCGGATGATCCAGCGCCCGGCGTCGACGCCGAATCGCTGCGGCTATTGCTGCGTCGTATCTTCGAATCCGCAGGCGGTACCCACGACGACTGGGATACCTATGACCGGGTGATGGCAGCGGAACGACGTGCCGCCGTACTCATCACGCCTCGCCGCATCTACTCCAATCCGGCGGAGAGCTAG
- a CDS encoding acyl-ACP desaturase: MQKDFTDLELLYELEPVVEENVHRHLGVTKDWNPHDYVPWSEGKNYKALGGQDWDPEQSKLSEVAKIAMITNLLTEDNLPSYHREIAMNFTMDGPWGTWVNRWTAEENRHGIAIRDYLVVTRSVDPVELEKLRIAQMTSGFSPGQNRQNIPFSESLFDSVVYVTFQELATRVSHRNTGKACAEPVADELLKRISTDENLHMIFYRNMVSAGLEIAPNQAVKAVHKVLDNFTMPGYTIPGFRRNAVTIATGGVYDPQSHLDEVVMPVLRKWRIFERDDITGEGEWYREDLARVVTDLKKTSADFEEVKAKYLERQAKRAERQAAKVLV; the protein is encoded by the coding sequence ATGCAGAAGGATTTCACCGACCTCGAGCTGCTGTACGAGCTGGAGCCCGTGGTCGAGGAGAATGTCCACCGCCACCTCGGTGTCACCAAGGACTGGAACCCGCACGATTACGTCCCGTGGTCGGAGGGCAAGAACTACAAGGCCCTGGGCGGGCAGGACTGGGATCCGGAGCAGTCCAAGCTCTCCGAGGTCGCCAAGATCGCGATGATCACCAACCTGCTCACCGAGGACAATCTGCCCTCGTATCACCGCGAGATCGCCATGAACTTCACCATGGACGGCCCGTGGGGCACCTGGGTCAACCGCTGGACCGCCGAGGAAAACCGGCACGGCATCGCCATCCGCGACTACCTGGTGGTCACCCGCTCGGTGGACCCGGTGGAACTGGAGAAACTGCGCATCGCGCAGATGACAAGTGGGTTCTCCCCCGGCCAGAACCGCCAGAACATCCCCTTCTCGGAGAGCCTGTTCGACTCGGTGGTCTACGTGACCTTCCAGGAGCTGGCCACCCGCGTCTCGCACCGCAACACCGGTAAGGCCTGCGCCGAGCCCGTCGCCGACGAGCTGCTCAAGCGCATCTCCACCGACGAGAACCTGCACATGATCTTCTACCGCAACATGGTGTCGGCGGGCCTGGAGATTGCCCCTAATCAAGCAGTCAAGGCTGTGCACAAAGTGCTCGACAACTTCACGATGCCCGGCTACACGATTCCGGGGTTCCGCCGCAATGCCGTCACCATCGCCACCGGCGGTGTCTACGACCCGCAGTCGCACCTCGATGAGGTCGTCATGCCGGTGCTGCGCAAGTGGCGCATCTTCGAACGCGACGACATCACTGGCGAGGGCGAGTGGTACCGCGAGGATCTGGCACGTGTTGTCACCGACCTCAAGAAGACGTCCGCGGACTTCGAAGAGGTCAAGGCCAAGTACCTGGAACGCCAGGCCAAGCGCGCAGAACGCCAGGCCGCCAAGGTGCTCGTCTAA
- a CDS encoding TetR/AcrR family transcriptional regulator, translating to MSVTSRQEAILQASAAAIAENGVRGLRVSDIARVAGVSSGLLYYHFKDRDGLLAAALTYINDQAREYRQAASGSGVSRRQLIEHILGEIQDSPAVLENSLVWNELRACAVYEEAMREPLARTSQEWTRETAAAIRAAQDIGEVSESVDAECVASVLNALTEGLVSRWLSQEITAAEARAHLRATAEAMLPRSDRGPRKAVRA from the coding sequence GTGTCGGTGACCAGTCGACAGGAAGCGATCCTGCAGGCCAGTGCCGCTGCAATCGCCGAGAACGGCGTTCGGGGCCTGCGTGTCAGCGATATCGCGCGGGTGGCCGGTGTCTCGTCAGGTCTGCTCTATTACCACTTCAAGGACCGTGATGGCCTACTCGCGGCGGCCCTGACTTACATCAATGACCAGGCGCGTGAATACCGGCAGGCCGCCAGCGGTTCCGGAGTATCACGACGACAGCTTATCGAACATATTCTCGGCGAGATTCAGGATTCCCCTGCGGTGCTGGAGAATTCGTTGGTCTGGAACGAGCTACGTGCGTGCGCGGTCTACGAGGAAGCGATGCGTGAACCGCTGGCGCGAACATCTCAGGAGTGGACGCGCGAAACCGCCGCAGCCATACGGGCCGCCCAAGACATCGGGGAGGTATCCGAATCCGTGGACGCCGAATGCGTCGCCTCGGTTCTCAATGCGCTGACCGAGGGGCTGGTCTCCCGGTGGCTTTCGCAGGAAATCACCGCCGCGGAGGCACGTGCCCATCTCCGCGCCACCGCCGAGGCGATGCTTCCAAGAAGTGACCGCGGCCCGAGGAAGGCTGTCAGAGCCTAG
- a CDS encoding nitrilase-related carbon-nitrogen hydrolase produces MPTSGFVVATAFTPMSSPARVSAPLRTPVRVGLVQHRWLADPDQLRDQLLEGVRLAVAQGARAVFLPELTLSRYPADVRAGTNPGDRAEDLLTGPTFCFAAHAATENGVLVHASLYERADAADGLGYNTAILVSPSGELVGRTRKLHIPVTAGYYEDTYFRPGPAENAYPVYRPAELDGAAVGMPTCWDEWFPEVSRMYSLAGAEILVYPTAIGSEPAFPSFDTQPLWQHVIVGNGITAGTFMVVPNRFGDEGTVNFYGSSFISDPYGRILAQAPRDAPAVLVADLDLEQRKDWLDLFPFNTTRRPDTYARLAAPVDTSHPHGSEAS; encoded by the coding sequence GTGCCCACATCGGGATTTGTCGTCGCAACCGCCTTCACACCCATGAGCTCGCCGGCCCGCGTGAGCGCCCCCCTTCGCACCCCGGTACGAGTAGGTCTGGTGCAGCACCGCTGGCTTGCCGATCCGGACCAGTTGCGCGACCAACTCTTGGAGGGCGTGCGGCTTGCCGTCGCCCAGGGCGCACGCGCGGTGTTCCTGCCGGAGCTGACACTGTCGCGTTACCCCGCAGATGTACGCGCGGGCACCAATCCGGGTGATCGAGCTGAGGATCTTTTAACCGGGCCGACGTTCTGCTTTGCCGCACACGCCGCCACGGAGAACGGCGTGCTGGTCCACGCGTCGCTGTATGAGCGTGCGGATGCTGCTGACGGTCTCGGCTACAACACCGCGATCCTGGTATCGCCCAGCGGAGAGCTTGTCGGTCGCACGCGCAAGCTACACATTCCCGTCACCGCGGGCTACTACGAGGACACCTACTTTCGACCCGGACCCGCGGAGAACGCGTATCCGGTATATCGCCCCGCCGAACTCGACGGTGCGGCGGTCGGGATGCCCACCTGTTGGGACGAATGGTTTCCCGAGGTCTCGCGCATGTACTCGCTGGCCGGTGCGGAAATCCTGGTTTACCCGACAGCGATCGGTTCCGAACCGGCCTTCCCCTCATTTGATACGCAGCCGCTCTGGCAGCATGTGATCGTTGGCAACGGGATCACCGCAGGGACGTTCATGGTTGTTCCCAACCGTTTTGGTGATGAGGGAACCGTGAACTTCTATGGCTCATCGTTCATTTCCGACCCGTACGGCCGGATTCTCGCGCAGGCACCGCGCGACGCACCTGCGGTGTTGGTAGCGGATCTGGATCTTGAACAGCGCAAGGACTGGCTAGATCTTTTCCCGTTCAACACGACCCGCCGACCCGATACTTACGCTCGGCTGGCAGCGCCCGTCGACACGTCACACCCCCATGGTTCGGAGGCGTCATGA
- a CDS encoding class I SAM-dependent methyltransferase encodes MVEQSLWMQKVAADPNHSQWYIDRFRSMARDGADLAGEARLVDALVPRGARILDAGCGAGRVGGFLAAAGHHVVGVDVDPALIEAAEHDHPGPRWLVGDLAELDLPSRGISEPFDVIVSAGNVMAFLAPSTRRQVLRRLRSHLADPGRAVIGFGAGRDYEFSEFLSDADAAGLVPDLLLSTWDLRPFTDKSDFLVALLRRDDAPS; translated from the coding sequence ATGGTGGAACAGAGCCTCTGGATGCAGAAAGTCGCGGCCGATCCAAACCATTCACAGTGGTATATCGACCGCTTTCGTTCGATGGCTCGCGACGGAGCGGATTTGGCCGGTGAGGCCCGCCTGGTCGACGCACTGGTGCCCCGCGGCGCGCGCATCCTCGACGCTGGTTGTGGCGCGGGCCGGGTCGGCGGCTTCCTGGCCGCGGCCGGTCACCACGTCGTCGGTGTCGACGTCGACCCGGCGCTCATCGAAGCCGCTGAACACGACCATCCCGGACCGCGTTGGCTCGTTGGCGATCTCGCCGAACTCGACCTGCCTTCCCGCGGCATCAGCGAGCCATTCGACGTCATCGTGTCGGCCGGCAATGTGATGGCCTTCCTTGCTCCAAGCACCCGTCGGCAGGTGTTAAGGCGGCTACGCTCGCATCTCGCCGACCCTGGACGGGCGGTGATCGGCTTTGGCGCCGGTCGCGACTATGAGTTCAGCGAGTTTCTCAGCGACGCAGACGCAGCCGGCCTAGTCCCCGACCTCTTGCTGTCCACCTGGGATCTGCGGCCGTTCACCGACAAGTCGGACTTTCTTGTCGCGCTGCTTCGACGCGATGACGCTCCATCGTGA
- a CDS encoding cupin domain-containing protein yields the protein MKVGSTVFLAVGAGFAALTAACGSSTAPPEREPVNRHDLQRHDLSTPGRETLQTRVDFQPGAQAARHKHPGEEIIYVLKGTLIYDIDGQGSKTVTAGDVLFVPAETFHSVRNVGDGEGSELATYVVDKDKPLLVLAT from the coding sequence ATGAAAGTCGGTAGCACAGTCTTTCTGGCGGTCGGCGCTGGGTTTGCCGCGTTAACCGCGGCATGCGGATCATCGACCGCCCCACCCGAACGTGAGCCCGTGAACCGCCACGACTTACAGCGTCATGACTTGAGTACGCCGGGCCGCGAAACCCTGCAGACACGAGTCGACTTTCAGCCCGGCGCCCAGGCTGCCCGCCATAAGCACCCAGGCGAGGAAATCATCTACGTACTCAAGGGCACGCTCATCTACGACATCGACGGTCAGGGATCCAAGACTGTCACGGCCGGTGATGTACTGTTCGTACCCGCTGAAACGTTCCACTCGGTCCGGAATGTCGGCGATGGCGAGGGGTCGGAACTGGCGACCTATGTAGTCGATAAGGACAAGCCGCTCCTAGTATTGGCCACATAA